The genomic segment CGGCTTCGGGCGGGGCATGCACCTTGCTCATCTTGCCGCACTCGAAATCCCCCTCCAGAACCCGGATTTTGCAAAAACCGCAGCCACCACCCCGGCAGCCCACGGGCACACACTTCACTCCCAGTTGCTCCATCGCCTTGAGCACACTCTGGCCGTCCTGGCAGGTAAAGTGGTCTCCCGTTGTGCGGTTGAACACCTGGAACCCGGCCATACCACCTCCCGGTCAGATCTTCTTGAACAGGGCTGAACGCTGGGTGTCTTCCGCACCGTCGGCCGCTGTCAGGAATTTCTCCATGAAGATGTCCCGCTCGAACAACCGGCCTTGCATCAGGGCAGTGATCGCGGCATCAATCATCGGAGGTGGGCCACACAGGTAAGCCTTGTTACCGGAAAACCGGCTATCAAAGTGCTCCTTGGCGGCATCGTGCACATAGCCCCGGAAGCCCGGCCAGTCGGCGTCATCTTCGGCCTGGCTCAGGGCCGGCACGTAGGTGAAGTTGTCGTGGTCACGATCCAGTGCTTCAAACAGTTCGCGGTTGTAAAGTTCGGCGAGGTTGCGGGCGCCCTGGAACAACACGATCTTGCGTTCGTCGTCCTGCTCCAGCAGGTCGAGAATCATCGACTGCGGGCTGGAAAGCCCTGACCCACCCGCGATGAAGATCAGGTCGCCAGGCTGGGAGCTGCGCACGAAGAACTGGCCGTAGGGGCCGGACAGGTTCAGCTCATCGCCTGCTTTCAACTGCTCGTGGATGTAGGTGGTTGCAGCGCCACCCTCAACCAGGCGGATGTGCAGTTCCACTTCATCGGGTTTGCCCGGCGGATTTGCCAGGGAGAATGCACGGGCACCCTCAACTCCGGGCACTTCGATGTTGATGTACTGGCCGGCCTGGAAGGTCATCGGGCGGTCCAGTTTCAGGTGCAGACCCTTGATGGTGGGCGACAGGTCAACAATATCCGTTACTGTCGCAACATAGTCCTCCACCGGGTAGCCCTCGAAGTCCGGGTCGACATCAATGTCGGCTTCAATGGTGACGTCGCTCTCCACGGTGGCGCAGCAGGCCAGCACCTTGCCTTCGTCCCGCTCAACATCCATCAGGGCAAAGGGTGAGGCGTCGCCAATCTCAACGTCGCCTTCCAGCACCTGAACCTTGCAGGTGGCGCAGGTGCCGTGGCCGCAAGCGAAGGGCAACCACACACCCTGGCGAAGGGCCGCCTGGAGGATGGTCTGGCCATCCTCGACTTCAATCTGCTCGCCAATCGGCTCGATAGTAACGGTATGACTCATCGCTCTGCCCTCAGTATCCGGCGTTCGCCATGCCTTTCAGGCCCGGCGTGGTAACCGTCAGCATGCTTTTGTGATCAATGCCCTGGTCTTTCAGGGTGGCATCCGCATTCGGGGTGAACGGCTCATCGTTCAGCAGCCATTCAGCATTTAGGAAGTCCGCTTTTGCAGATTCCGGGTGTGCTGCGGTGGCCGGCTTGAGGATCTCCTCCACCAGGGCACGGAAGGTCATATCCGGCTGCACCAGCAACGCAAACGGCGCGCAGAACAGCAGGTGGTCGGGCCAGTAGACATACAGCAGCTGCATGCCGTGAAAGTTTTCGACCTTGTCTTTCGGTTCAAACTTGTAGTCGTAAAGTGCGTTTACACTCATGATGGTCACCTTGTTGTTTTTGTGGGTGTGTCGCCCGGCGCCATTGGCCTCCGGGTGACTCCCGAGTCAATATCAGGCGGCGTCCTGGTTTTCGTCCGCAGGCTTCTGGCCCTTGATGGTCATCCAGTGCTTGTGGTCCGGAGACCCGAGGTACTCGAAATTGTCCTCGCCGATGTTGATGTGGTAGTACTTCTGCACCACGGTCTCGACATCGCCACCTTCACAGTTGCCCTGATAAATCTGGTGCACCGGCAACCAGGCCTGCACGTACTTCTCAGGCTCGTGCTTGAAGATGTCGCAGCAGGCTTCGGAGCAGAAGTGATAGCGCTCGCCCTCATGCACCAGCTGGCGATGGCTCAGCTTCGTGGGCGCCCCCATTTCGGTGAACAGGGTGGGCACCTGGCACACCTGGCACAGTTGCGGCAGGGTGTTGTTGTAGAAGCGACGGCCAGCGGCAGCCTCTTTCGCCAGGTACTCGTAGCGCGGGCGGTAGTACTTGTCGAAAGACTCCGGGTACTTCTCGGACATCCAGTCCATCTCTTCCTTCTCCGGAATCCAGGTGTGGAAGTTGGTGGCCTGGCTGTACTGGTAGAAGGTGGTCCACAGCTGGTGACTCAGGTGATGCTTGGCATCGTTGGCCACGTCCTGGTACTTGGGCGGGCGAATGCCGTAACGCTCAAGATCCTTGAACAGGGCGCCACCGTTCTGCTCGTAATACACTTCCCAGGCCTCGGCCCAGCTCATCACCTTGTTCGGCAGCATGTAGTCCATCATCATGCTGACCAGGCTGAGCAGGCGGAAACCACGCCAGAACCACTTGTCTATCCAGCGCTGAACAATGGGCACGTTGTCTTCGTGCTGTTCCAGGATGAACTTGATTACCTCCAGGCCCAGGGTCATGTGACGGGCTTCGTCAGACTGTGCAGAGAAGCCGAACGTCACGGTAGCCATGTCGCCGTTATAGGCGGCACCCGACATGAACGGTACAAACAGCAGGTTGGTCAGCACGTACTCGAACGAGAACGAGATGGCGGTCAGGAACTCGAACGGGCCGGCGGTGCGGGCATCGTCAAAGAACGACTTGGGTACGGACAGGAACCACACCCGGTCGTGCATGTGCGGGGCATCGTGCAGGCCGTTGAAGTGCTTGTTGTAGTGGCTCATGGCGTGCTGCTGGGTCTGGGAATGACGCAGCT from the Marinobacter sp. LQ44 genome contains:
- a CDS encoding 2Fe-2S iron-sulfur cluster-binding protein — protein: MAGFQVFNRTTGDHFTCQDGQSVLKAMEQLGVKCVPVGCRGGGCGFCKIRVLEGDFECGKMSKVHAPPEAVEKGEVLACRIYPLTDLTIECVPLPEAALAKQTTTKPLR
- a CDS encoding NADH:ubiquinone reductase (Na(+)-transporting) subunit F yields the protein MSHTVTIEPIGEQIEVEDGQTILQAALRQGVWLPFACGHGTCATCKVQVLEGDVEIGDASPFALMDVERDEGKVLACCATVESDVTIEADIDVDPDFEGYPVEDYVATVTDIVDLSPTIKGLHLKLDRPMTFQAGQYINIEVPGVEGARAFSLANPPGKPDEVELHIRLVEGGAATTYIHEQLKAGDELNLSGPYGQFFVRSSQPGDLIFIAGGSGLSSPQSMILDLLEQDDERKIVLFQGARNLAELYNRELFEALDRDHDNFTYVPALSQAEDDADWPGFRGYVHDAAKEHFDSRFSGNKAYLCGPPPMIDAAITALMQGRLFERDIFMEKFLTAADGAEDTQRSALFKKI
- a CDS encoding phenol hydroxylase subunit P4; the protein is MSVNALYDYKFEPKDKVENFHGMQLLYVYWPDHLLFCAPFALLVQPDMTFRALVEEILKPATAAHPESAKADFLNAEWLLNDEPFTPNADATLKDQGIDHKSMLTVTTPGLKGMANAGY
- a CDS encoding aromatic/alkene/methane monooxygenase hydroxylase/oxygenase subunit alpha; amino-acid sequence: MVVKNKKLNLKDKYQYLTRDMAWEPTYQKMEDIYPDERFEGIKIVDWSQWEDPFRLTMDAYWKYQAEKEKKLYAIFDAFAQNNGHQNISDARYVNALKLFLSGVSPLEHAAFQGYAKVGRQFSGAGARVACQMQAIDELRHSQTQQHAMSHYNKHFNGLHDAPHMHDRVWFLSVPKSFFDDARTAGPFEFLTAISFSFEYVLTNLLFVPFMSGAAYNGDMATVTFGFSAQSDEARHMTLGLEVIKFILEQHEDNVPIVQRWIDKWFWRGFRLLSLVSMMMDYMLPNKVMSWAEAWEVYYEQNGGALFKDLERYGIRPPKYQDVANDAKHHLSHQLWTTFYQYSQATNFHTWIPEKEEMDWMSEKYPESFDKYYRPRYEYLAKEAAAGRRFYNNTLPQLCQVCQVPTLFTEMGAPTKLSHRQLVHEGERYHFCSEACCDIFKHEPEKYVQAWLPVHQIYQGNCEGGDVETVVQKYYHINIGEDNFEYLGSPDHKHWMTIKGQKPADENQDAA